AATCATTGAAGGATGAAAGATTTGATACAAATATTCCTATATCTTTATTTTCAGAACCATTAGGTAAAGTCTATTTAGGTCTCTCTACAAAATTTTATATCCAAGCAAAAAAAGAGATGATTACTCGAAGTATTATTATTGCATTAATGGAATTAATATTATCAGCAATTTTACTTATAGCAATTAGTAAATGGATTACAAAAAACCTAGTTAAATTAACCCATAGTGCAAATGCTATTGCCCATGGAGACTATTCACAAAGAATAAATCTAGGCGATAGTATAGAGACACTTGAGCTTCAAGAATCTTTTAACCTTATGGCTAAAAATATAGAAAAAAGTATATTAGACTTGAAGCATTTGAATAAAAAAGAAAAAAAATTATTTCAAGAATTAAAATCTCAAGTAGAAAAAAATCATGAGCAGGATATTCTTCTTAAACATCAGTCAAGAATGGCAATTATCGGCGAAATGCTTAATAATATTGCACATCAATGGAGACAACCTTTAAATGCGATTACTGTTCAAATGAGTGGCTTAAAGTTAAGAAAAGAGTTGAATCTTATAGAAGAAAATGAAATAGAAAATACCTCAGATAGTGTAATGAAATATGCAAGTTACTTAAGCAATACAATTGATGATTTTAGAGATTATATAAAAGATTATAGTAGTAAAAAAAAGTATTTCAATATTGAGACTTCTTTAAATAAAGCTATTGATATAGTATCTGCTTCCTTAAAAAACAATTATATTAACCTTCAGATTGTGCACTCTAAAGATGAGTTATTGGTAAATGGGGTCATAAATGAATTAACTCAAGTATTTATAAATATTCTAAATAATTCAAAAGATATATTAAATGAAAATGATGTAAAAGAAAAGGTAATAGTGATAAATTTTTCCAAAGAAGATAATAAAATAACTATCACAATCCAAGATAATGCAGGTGGAGTTCAAGACAATATCATCGATAAAATATTTGACCCATATTTTACTACAAAATACAAAAGTCAGGGTACAGGAATTGGATTATATATGAGTGCAAAAATTATTCATGAACATTTCTCAGGTGAAATACTTGTTAAAAATGAAAATATAGATTTTAATGATAAAACTTATATAGGTGCAAAATTCTTTATAATTTTACCAATATAATATATTTTATTTTATTCCATTGCCTTATACCAAATAGTTGAAAACTGCTCAACTGCAACTTTCATTTCATCTTCATTAAATATAACAAATCCCATACGTATGGTATCCCAATCTCCTCCGCATGTATCTTTGGTGAAGTAAAGTTTTATTTTTTCTTTTTTAGCTAATTTTTTTAGTTTTTCTATATTTATATTTACAGTTGGATTAATAAGAA
This portion of the Arcobacter nitrofigilis DSM 7299 genome encodes:
- a CDS encoding sensor histidine kinase, with translation MRVSLAWKWVIASLIIESLMLTLMVLKNVNQLETNLSTQTNIRLDEQKILLKSALIAPIVQMDYATINAILNETKKIPTVDYLAVLDNQNNCISSVGWDSCKNLPKKEDNPFSKKSLKDERFDTNIPISLFSEPLGKVYLGLSTKFYIQAKKEMITRSIIIALMELILSAILLIAISKWITKNLVKLTHSANAIAHGDYSQRINLGDSIETLELQESFNLMAKNIEKSILDLKHLNKKEKKLFQELKSQVEKNHEQDILLKHQSRMAIIGEMLNNIAHQWRQPLNAITVQMSGLKLRKELNLIEENEIENTSDSVMKYASYLSNTIDDFRDYIKDYSSKKKYFNIETSLNKAIDIVSASLKNNYINLQIVHSKDELLVNGVINELTQVFINILNNSKDILNENDVKEKVIVINFSKEDNKITITIQDNAGGVQDNIIDKIFDPYFTTKYKSQGTGIGLYMSAKIIHEHFSGEILVKNENIDFNDKTYIGAKFFIILPI